From the Acidilutibacter cellobiosedens genome, one window contains:
- the nagA gene encoding N-acetylglucosamine-6-phosphate deacetylase, translating into MKMLIKNVSIITPYEIKRNGSLSIEDGIISNILDGDASEEYYDKIIDGENEYLAPGFIDIHNHGNFGHDVMEATFESLISMADFHMKNGVTSFLATPMTESLDKIESAIKNVRKYIEKEKKAPKVRSQVLGIYLEGPYFSMERKGAQPPQYIKNPNVEEIKNLIELSNDNIKVVALAPELKGAKEAIKYLKNKGITVSAGHTDGKYDEVKYGIELGISQATHLYNGMRPFSHREPGVIGAVLTDERVSCEIICDGIHLHPAAMKLAVKAKGKDGIILVSDAMMATGLKDGEYKLGGQNVFVKKGAARLADGTLAGSTLTLNRAVWNMVHMVGVSLEDAVRMASLNPAKSIGENDRKGSIEIGKDADLIIFNDDLNILKVIIHGLSIE; encoded by the coding sequence ATGAAGATGTTAATAAAAAATGTTAGTATAATTACTCCTTACGAAATAAAGAGGAATGGCAGTTTATCAATAGAGGATGGAATTATATCTAACATATTGGATGGAGATGCATCGGAGGAATATTATGATAAGATAATTGACGGAGAAAATGAATATCTGGCTCCGGGATTTATTGATATTCATAATCATGGAAATTTTGGACATGATGTCATGGAGGCAACTTTTGAGTCCCTTATAAGCATGGCCGATTTTCATATGAAAAATGGAGTTACGTCTTTTTTGGCAACTCCTATGACTGAATCCTTGGATAAAATTGAGAGCGCAATAAAAAACGTAAGAAAATATATTGAAAAGGAAAAGAAGGCTCCTAAGGTAAGATCCCAAGTTTTAGGCATATATTTGGAAGGTCCCTATTTTTCTATGGAAAGAAAGGGAGCTCAACCTCCTCAGTATATAAAGAACCCTAATGTGGAAGAAATCAAAAATCTTATAGAACTTTCAAATGACAATATCAAAGTAGTAGCTTTGGCGCCTGAACTAAAGGGGGCAAAGGAAGCCATAAAATACTTAAAAAACAAAGGGATAACTGTTTCAGCAGGTCATACCGACGGAAAATACGATGAAGTGAAATATGGCATTGAACTGGGAATAAGTCAGGCAACTCACCTTTACAACGGAATGAGGCCTTTTTCTCACAGAGAACCGGGAGTTATAGGGGCCGTATTAACAGATGAAAGGGTATCATGTGAGATCATATGTGATGGTATTCACCTTCATCCTGCAGCTATGAAGCTGGCAGTAAAAGCAAAAGGGAAGGACGGAATTATTTTAGTATCGGATGCAATGATGGCGACAGGGCTTAAGGACGGTGAATATAAGCTGGGAGGCCAGAATGTTTTTGTAAAGAAGGGTGCTGCTCGGTTAGCTGATGGAACCTTGGCAGGTTCTACTCTTACTTTGAATAGGGCTGTTTGGAATATGGTTCACATGGTGGGGGTTTCTCTTGAAGATGCGGTAAGAATGGCAAGCTTGAATCCTGCCAAGTCAATAGGTGAAAATGATAGAAAGGGAAGTATAGAAATAGGGAAGGATGCTGATTTGATTATATTCAACGATGATTTAAATATTTTGAAAGTAATAATTCATGGGCTTAGCATCGAATAG
- a CDS encoding NAD(P)-dependent malic enzyme: MNLDLRERALKFHKDNHGKIALKCKVPVRNKEDLTLAYTPGVAEPCMEIYKDYDCIYDYTSKGNWVAVVTNGTAVLGLGNIGAGAGLPVMEGKSVLFKSFAGVDAFPICLDTDDPKEIIEIVKTMEPTFGGINLEDIKAPQCFEIEEGLKKVCNIPVFHDDQHGTAVVSTSCLINGLKIVNKTFKKIKVVINGAGAAGTAISKLLLKMGVEDLILCDSKGAIFKGRNIGMNKYKDEMAEISNKNLVKGNLKDALKGADVFIGVSTANCVTRDMIKSMNRDPIVMAMANPNPEILPKEAMEGGAKIVCTGRSDYPNQVNNVLAFPGIFRGALDIRASEINDEMKIAAAYAIADIVDENELRPEFVIPQAFDLRIAPKVASAVARSAIETGVSRKRDVTPEMVEKHTKDLLK; this comes from the coding sequence ATGAATTTGGACTTAAGAGAAAGAGCGCTGAAGTTTCACAAAGATAATCATGGGAAGATAGCTTTGAAATGTAAAGTACCTGTAAGAAATAAAGAGGACTTAACTCTTGCATATACTCCGGGGGTTGCAGAACCTTGCATGGAAATATATAAGGATTATGATTGTATATACGATTATACTTCAAAAGGAAACTGGGTTGCAGTTGTAACTAACGGAACAGCCGTATTAGGTTTGGGAAATATAGGCGCCGGAGCGGGACTTCCCGTTATGGAAGGAAAATCCGTATTGTTTAAATCCTTTGCAGGAGTAGATGCCTTTCCTATATGCTTAGACACTGATGATCCGAAGGAAATTATAGAAATAGTAAAGACTATGGAACCTACCTTTGGAGGAATCAACTTAGAAGATATAAAGGCTCCCCAATGTTTTGAAATAGAGGAAGGTCTTAAAAAAGTTTGCAATATTCCCGTTTTTCATGACGATCAACATGGTACGGCAGTTGTTTCAACTTCTTGCTTAATAAACGGATTGAAAATCGTTAACAAAACATTTAAGAAAATAAAGGTAGTAATAAACGGAGCGGGAGCAGCTGGAACTGCCATATCTAAATTGCTTTTGAAAATGGGGGTTGAGGACCTTATATTATGCGACAGCAAAGGGGCAATATTTAAAGGAAGAAATATAGGCATGAATAAATATAAGGATGAAATGGCAGAAATAAGTAATAAGAATTTAGTTAAAGGAAATTTAAAAGATGCATTAAAGGGAGCCGATGTTTTTATAGGAGTATCTACTGCAAATTGTGTTACAAGAGATATGATCAAATCAATGAACAGAGATCCTATTGTTATGGCTATGGCAAACCCCAATCCGGAAATACTTCCAAAAGAAGCGATGGAAGGAGGAGCAAAGATTGTTTGTACGGGCCGTTCGGATTATCCGAATCAGGTTAACAATGTATTGGCCTTTCCGGGAATATTTAGGGGTGCTTTAGATATTCGTGCTTCGGAGATAAATGATGAAATGAAGATAGCCGCTGCTTATGCGATAGCAGATATCGTGGATGAGAATGAATTAAGGCCGGAATTTGTTATACCTCAGGCTTTTGATTTAAGAATAGCTCCAAAAGTTGCATCTGCTGTAGCCCGTTCGGCTATTGAAACAGGAGTGTCACGTAAAAGAGATGTTACTCCCGAAATGGTGGAAAAGCATACGAAAGATCTGCTTAAATAA
- a CDS encoding fumarate hydratase, protein MRDIDIKLIINAVKNACMDSNYYLGNDVKNEIIRSYEEETWEIARDSLNKIIKNIDISEREKVPLCQDTGMACVFVEIGQEVHIVNGSIEDAINEGVRQGYKEGYLRKSVVRDPLNRINTGDNTPAVINYNIVSGDKLKIIVSPKGFGSENMSQIKMLKPADGVEGVKEFVLKTVREGGGNPCPPIVVGVGIGGTFDRVAYLAKKALLRPLSQRNKDRYYADLESELLKEINDTGIGPQGFGGKTTALGVNIETYPTHIAGLPVAVNISCHVTRHVEVEI, encoded by the coding sequence ATGAGAGATATAGATATAAAATTAATCATAAATGCTGTAAAAAATGCTTGTATGGATTCTAATTATTACCTTGGAAATGATGTAAAGAATGAAATTATAAGAAGCTATGAAGAGGAAACTTGGGAAATAGCAAGAGATTCATTGAATAAGATAATAAAAAATATAGACATATCCGAAAGGGAAAAGGTGCCTCTGTGTCAAGATACGGGGATGGCTTGTGTATTTGTTGAAATAGGCCAGGAAGTCCATATTGTAAACGGAAGTATTGAGGATGCCATTAATGAAGGAGTAAGACAGGGATATAAGGAAGGATATTTGAGAAAATCGGTTGTGAGGGACCCATTGAACAGGATAAATACCGGAGATAATACCCCTGCTGTTATAAACTATAATATAGTTTCGGGAGATAAATTGAAAATAATTGTGTCTCCAAAGGGATTTGGTTCTGAAAATATGAGCCAGATCAAAATGCTGAAACCTGCCGACGGAGTAGAAGGAGTTAAAGAATTTGTGCTTAAGACGGTAAGAGAAGGAGGAGGAAATCCGTGTCCACCTATAGTAGTGGGAGTAGGGATCGGAGGAACCTTTGACAGAGTGGCTTATCTGGCAAAAAAAGCACTTTTAAGGCCCTTATCTCAAAGAAATAAGGATAGGTATTATGCGGATTTGGAGTCGGAGTTATTGAAAGAGATTAACGATACGGGTATAGGACCTCAGGGATTCGGAGGGAAAACTACTGCTCTCGGAGTGAATATTGAAACTTATCCCACCCATATAGCGGGACTTCCCGTAGCAGTAAATATCAGCTGTCATGTTACAAGACATGTGGAAGTGGAGATATAA
- a CDS encoding Fe-S-containing hydro-lyase, which yields MKKTITTPLTKDKVRELRAGDIVLISGIVYTGRDAAHKRLVDLLRKGEKLPIDIENQIIYYVGPTPAKPNQIIGSAGPTTSGRMDKYTPMLLDRGLKGMIGKGTRSQEVIESMKKNTAVYFAAIGGAGALLGKCVKKSEIVAYEDLDSEAVRKLEVENLPVIVAIDSEGNNLYEIGPEEYLHNGQDIK from the coding sequence ATGAAGAAGACAATAACAACTCCCCTGACGAAAGATAAAGTGAGAGAGTTGAGGGCAGGGGATATTGTATTGATTTCAGGCATTGTTTATACGGGGAGAGATGCCGCCCATAAAAGGCTCGTAGATTTGCTTAGGAAAGGTGAAAAACTTCCGATAGATATCGAAAATCAAATTATATATTATGTAGGCCCCACTCCTGCAAAGCCTAATCAGATTATAGGATCTGCAGGGCCTACTACAAGTGGGAGGATGGATAAATATACTCCGATGTTGCTGGATAGGGGATTAAAGGGGATGATAGGGAAAGGAACGAGATCTCAGGAAGTAATCGAGTCCATGAAAAAAAATACGGCGGTATATTTTGCTGCGATAGGAGGAGCAGGGGCGTTACTAGGAAAATGTGTAAAAAAATCGGAAATAGTTGCTTATGAAGATCTGGACTCGGAAGCAGTAAGAAAGCTTGAAGTTGAGAACTTGCCCGTTATTGTAGCTATAGATTCTGAAGGAAATAACTTGTATGAAATAGGGCCTGAAGAATATTTGCATAATGGACAGGATATAAAATAA
- a CDS encoding helix-turn-helix domain-containing protein gives MDIDIGKKIKKLRKEQNMSIADLAEKSGISCGLISQIERNMGNPSISSLWSIAQSLGVPISYFFQENNAVQANPVVKKSNRKKILISNSNAIYELLSSDLNRKIEFLYITIKPEDCSTENLTAHEGEECGIVIEGKLMVETAEGNHILEEGDSIYFESTIPHRYVNIGDNVCISIWAITPASF, from the coding sequence TTGGATATTGATATTGGAAAAAAAATAAAAAAACTAAGAAAAGAACAGAATATGAGTATTGCCGACCTGGCAGAAAAATCAGGAATAAGTTGCGGGCTTATAAGTCAGATCGAAAGAAATATGGGTAATCCTTCTATCTCATCTCTTTGGAGTATTGCCCAAAGTTTAGGTGTTCCCATAAGCTATTTCTTTCAAGAAAATAACGCAGTGCAGGCAAATCCAGTAGTTAAAAAGTCCAACAGAAAAAAAATTCTCATATCAAATTCCAATGCTATATATGAACTATTATCTTCCGATTTAAATCGAAAAATAGAATTTCTGTATATTACTATAAAGCCAGAGGACTGTTCAACCGAAAATTTAACTGCCCACGAGGGAGAAGAATGTGGAATAGTAATAGAAGGAAAACTGATGGTAGAAACGGCCGAAGGAAATCATATATTAGAAGAAGGGGACAGTATTTATTTTGAAAGCACTATTCCCCATAGATACGTTAATATCGGTGATAACGTATGCATATCTATATGGGCAATAACGCCAGCAAGTTTCTGA